The genomic DNA CAGCTTCTTTGCTTTTTCCAATATGGTGGGAAGGACGGATGTATCGCGGGCGTTTCCCAATGCGGTGATAAGGGCATCCAAGCGGCTGAGGCACATCCCGAATTGTCCCATGCCGGTGTAGTGCCAGCCCTCGTCCCAGTTTTTATATTGCCGGATGGCTTCAGCCAGTACCGGGGCATGTTTCCCTTGTCCTAAGATACACAGGATGCTGGCAAGGATCACTCTCTCTTCCGGCATAGTGGCTCCGGCGATTTGTTTGCTGGCGAGCTGTATGCAACGTTCGGGATCGGTTAGTAATATTTCGAGCCCTTTATAATTATCCGTCACGCTGGCGATAGCCTTCTTCATCTCGGAATTACTGAAACCTTTAAACTCCTTATCCGTCAGCACCCGTTGCGGCAGATTCCCGATCTCGACCAGGTGACGCTGCACCTTTTTGATATCTATCTTGCGCGGAGATTTATTTTCTTTGACACATAGGGCGGAGAGGTAGCCGACTGCATATCCCTGGTTTTGCAGGCAGGGCTGCATACGAATCACCGGCATGACATCTCGGTGCGCACTTGCTCCCAGGCCGGTGGTCAGGATACCTTCCAATCCTTTCGGTAACAGGCAGCGCAAGGGGACATCTGCATCATAAATCTTGTGGCGCTTTTCCGGTGGGTTTAGGATGAAGAGCGGGTCTATGATCATACCGTGTGTATCGAACGAACTTTTGTGATAAGAAATCGTGTCGGGATAGCGGCGATGGTTGATCACGTCGTATACCGAGATGATGTAGTCTCCGATTATCCGCCGGCGTTCGCGTGTCTGGGGGATTTTGACCAGATCGTATTGTCCTTGCAGTTTTGTTTTGGCTTGGACAAAAGCGCGTGATACATCCAGAATATCCGTGTCGTCTACGAACAGCCAGTCGTTGTTGTTGTAATAGTCGCCCGGCGCCCATTTTCCAGTTCCCGCACCTTGTACGGCGATTGTTTTTTTACCTGTATAATCGAATGCCGCTCCGGCAGCAATGGCTATATCTGCGCTTCCAGTGCTGTCTATCAATATTTTGGATAGGATGACGCCTCGTCCGAAGGGAGTGGCGACTACGACTCCCTTTACTTGGCTTCCTTCTATCAAAGCACCGCATCCCATCACGCCGAACCAGAGTTTGCCTCCTGCCTGTAACAGCTCTTTACGATGCCATTCCATTTTCCAGTCGGCAGGGAAACGTCCTTCTCCTTTGGGTTGTCTTGGATGGTCTTTAGGTGCCATTGCCAGGACACTCTTGTCTATATGAGCGGTATATCCGCCTCGGAACCCATCCCAATAGACACCGATCATTCCTAGTGTACTCAATCCTCCAAGCCCGTGCAGGTATTCCAATACCAATGTATTGGCTCCCTGTTTGGCTGCAGATATTCCGGCGGACGCACCTGCTGTGCCGCCTCCCATCACAACTACATCGTAGCTGCCTAAAACCGGAAGCGCACCTGCTGGAGAGGCGACGAACCCCTTTTGCAGGGACGGACGGAGTGGGGAGAGCAGTTCGCCTGTTTGTCCGTAGTTTGAAGCGTTTACTTTAAGCTGGCGGACAGTGGCCTGAGCTGGTACGGGTATATCCTTTATCTGCCTGGCTACTGTTTCGCCCATCATTTCTCCTATGAACAGGGCCGGAACGGGGCGCATCACTTTGGCTGCCAACTCTCTTGGTATCTCAGCACAGGGACCGAGTACCCATAGGTTTGCAATATTCTTAGATTTGAATGCTTGCATCGGTAACTTGCGCCAGGACACCGGATTCCCGTTATATGCTTTCTCGCTGTTAATCGTTTGTTTCGGAATATACCAGAGCAGATCCGAGCTGTCGACCTGGTCTATATCCCATGTCCGGTTACGGATGATCTGTTCGACCTCGGCCAGTGATGCATACGAGTCGTCTTTGAGTGGTAAATGGAATGTATAGCGGGTGACCGGATAGCTTTTCTCACCAACCTTGATGGGCTGGGATAATTCTTCGGCCTGGATAATTTCCGGTGCTTCTTTCGGGGTATTTCCTACTACGGTATAGCAGAATTCTTGCGAACCTGCGATAAAAGGTTTACGTTCTGCTCCTAATAGTCCGGCAACGGATGCATTGTGCGTCGCATCGATAATCGCTTTGCAACGGATAGCCTGTCTGCCCGAACGGTTTGCAATCACGACTCCCGCAGGTTTACCGGACGGGTCCGTCAGCACATTCGTTACATAGCTGCTGTAGAGGAACTGTACGTTGTTGTCGATCAGCTCGTCTTCCAGCGTTTTCTTTATATGAAGCGGAGTCGGGAAATTTTTCCCCGGAAAGAGCTTGCGTGCAAGTGCTGTCTGCAGTTTTTCCCCTGCTTCTCGCTCGTAGAGATGTGAGCCGCATATGTCTTCACCCAGATAGGGCATATAGCCAACCAGGTAAACTCGACTACCTGTTTTCGCTGCGGCAACAGCAGCGGCAATAGCACGTGAACTTCCACCCGCGACCACAAGATCTACTTCTGCAATCACCGGAATCTTACGCGCCCCTTCATGGCAGAACCCTTCATCTGGAACGGCTGACTTCATGGCCGCTTTTGCTTCCGTCACGCTACCTAAAGAGGCTAATGCGCCTCCGGCTGCCGTTACTTTTAAAAAATCACGTCGTGTAATCATGGTATTCTCTTTTTATACTTGGTTTTTATGGGAACTATAAAGATAAGAATTTTATTTTTTAGGAACTAATATAATAGCATCGGCAAATAAGGCACCCTTCGAACGGCAGCCGTCAATCTTGATAGAAGATGTCCAGTTGCCTTTCTCAAACGCGTATGTGCCTAAACTTACCCATGCACCTTTGTGAGATCTGGGAGATATTTCTACTTGCTTGGTCCCCTCTTTACCCGTAATGTCAAAAGCCATAACTTCGGGCATTTCCTGGTCGGGAAGAGCTGTGCAGTAAAAGAACACTTCGTATGTATCCGCCTTTTTAATAACAGGCATAAAGGTGAAAGAGCAATTGTTCTTTTGGTTCGCCGACTTTAAGAAGCTGTTCTTATAATGCGCTCCAAAGCTTTTTTGCCAATGTCCGGATCTTTCTATTTTGTCGATATCGCTGTCATCGACTAATATTTCGGGAGTAGAACCGTCCAGATAAGGATTCTCTTTCAGGATTTTCCTTAGCTTGGTTACGTCTATTGTCTGGACGTCGGTATTATCGTCGATCGCTAATGCCGATGCTACGGCTGCCGACTGTCCCAGCACCATAAAGACCGGTTCCATCCGGATCGATCCGAAAGCGATATGGGTGGAAGAAATACATACGGGGACCAGTAGATTAGTACATTCTTCGCGTTTAGGCGTAATGCTCTTGTACGAGATCGGATAGGGTGGGAAGCCATGATATTGGACATCCCCTTCATTTTTTACCATACCGTTTGTAACGATACGTTGGCAATTATGAGAGTCCATTCCGTAGGCGGCCATTCCGATTGCATCTCCCACAGTCTCTTCCCCTTGGCAATTTTTTTGTGTCATGATATATTCCCCGTTCAGGCGTCGGGCTTCGCGCACATATAGTTGGGTCGGAAAGTTATCATTGTCAACAAATTCATCTTTCGCCCATCCGAATCTGGAAACCTGGTCGCGAAGTTTGGAAGGGACTCTTTCATCGTGTGTGAGGAAATAGAGCAGTCCTTTTGTATAGTCTACATGTTCTTGCCAGATCCGTTCGCGGGTTGCATAGTTGCCATCCGGATATTCGTAATTCATACCGATCATATCAGTTGATAGTGGTCCGCGATTATTCACGTCATACTTATTATCTGGCATCATACCCCAGTTAAATAAGAGATAATTATCTATGTGTAAATCCATTTTACGGATAGCACGTGCCAATAGTTCATATTTGGCCGGATCATAGTTTTCAGGTTTTTCGAACGGACGTTGATTTTCTTTATTGTCGGTAAGGCATAAACGGAAATTGTATGCTTGTACGAGTTTATCTCCACTTCCTCTTTCTTTCAGTGTATTAGGTTGGATTCCCCAACATAAGCCACTATTCGGATCGCCTTCTTTTAGATATGGGTCTACTCCGTCCGGAAATTGATGCCAGAAAGACATCTGGACTCCATTAAGAGTCTCGTCGTATTCTTCGTTTCCTTCACGTCCGACAAAGTAGGAAACACCGGCTTTTGCCATTAAATCTCCTTCATACGAACAATCGATGAATTGTTTGGCTTTAACTTGTATCAAGGTCTTTTTGTCTGGTTTCTGGGAGTCTTCCAAAGTGATACTTTGTATTCTCTTATTCTGAACTTTAGCATTTGTTATCCGGCGATAATACAGGACATCTAAATCTGCATCTTTCACAAAGCGGTTCATGGTTGCTGTTGCGACACTCGGCGGAAAGGTCCATTGCTCGAATTTATTATAATGCTCTCCAATGCGACGATAGAAAAGGCGTGCCAATCCGGTAACTGCATATTTGTTTCCGATATCTGTTGCACCTAATCCACCAGTAGTCATACCTCCTAAATATTTACCAGGCTCTACCAAAAGAACGGATTTACCCATCTTTTTTGCAGAGTAAGCAGCTACAACACCTGCGGATGTTCCTCCGTATATGCAAATATTGACTTCTTTGACAGCGGATGTATTTTCCTTTTTTTGAAAATGGCAGGAAAATAATGTTATACAAAGAATACAAGGAAATAATTTATACTTCATAATGGCGATATTTATTAATCGAAGTTTTAAAAATATTATTTCAATGGATAATCGAAGCCTCAATTATGGATTTTCAACATTGAAAATCCATAATTGAGGCTTCGATTGCTAGAGATTAATACCCGTCGTTTTGCGTTAGGTTACCGTTGACCAAAATATCGTTAGCTGGAATAGGCCACAAATAGTTTTTCTTTGGGTCAAAAGACATTTTGTAGAATGTAGTGATATATCCAGCGGTTTCCATAGGTGCAAGATTGGGCAGTCCGTTTTCATCGATTGTCGGTATGCCACCGATAGGATAGTAACCTTCGTCCCAGTTCTTTAACAAAGTTATGAAGTCTTGAGACAATTCGATGTTTGATTCACTGCCGGTCAAACCATTCCAATTGGCGGAGTTAGACCAGGCACGATTCAAGTAATACATGGACTTGTTGTGTGATTTTTCAGCAATGCGCCAACGCAACAGGTCGCGATAACGAATCCCCTCGAATGCGAATTCCGAACGACGGTCCATGCGGATGATTTTGCGTAAAGCCTCTTGTGATTGTACTTCTACGCGGGGGTAAGCGATACCTGTTTCGCGATAGGCACGTTCACGGATCAGATTGATCGTTTTGTCCAAGTCGTCTTGTGTACATTGTCCCATTTCGTTCTTCGCTTCCACGTAAGTCATCAGTACCTCAGCATAACGTAGGTATGGATAACAGTTGTCTGCTTTTAGATTATAATTGTTGAAATCTTTCCAGTCATCCTTCACAAATTTACGGAGAATCAATCCGTTATAAGCTGAATGTTGATTCGATGCTTTGGAGTCAGTGTTGACTACCATTTTACCGGTAGACACTTCGTATACCGTATTTGCATAAGGACTGGGATTGAATTCATAGCCTAATGTGATATAATCTGGATATTTTTCAGGAAATGTCCCATCTTTTTTGGACTGTTCATATTCTGCATAGTCAGCAGAGTATTTAGTTTTGAAAGGTTGGATTGTCATTGCCAGACGCGGGTCTCGGTTGGCAAATGGATCTTTCGGGTTATAGAGCGGTGATTTGTCAATAGGCAAACCGTCCGTGCAGGTGTAGGAACAGAACAGCTCCAATGATGGACTTTGGTTGCAATGGCCACCGATTTTGCGTATGACAAAGTCACGTACATTTTCCATGAAACCATATCCTTTTTTTAATGTCAAGTCTCCTTTGAAATAAAACATAAATTCGGGAGAACTGGTAGCTTGGAACATTTCCCGATAATTGTCGTGTAATTTGTAGACTCCGAGATCCATACATTTTTGTGCAGCATCAACGGCGGTTTGCCAGTCTTCGTGGAAGAGGGCAAAACGGGCTTTGAAACCGAGGGCGGCTCCTTTGGTCGGCCGTTGTTGACCTTTGTAGGAATTGGGCAGATATTCGGCCGCTTTGTCTAAACATTCAAAAGCATATGCAAGCACTTCGTTTTTGGGTGAGCGGGTTGCCACGTATGCTTCATCCAAAGTCATACCTTTATTCAACACGCAATCTCCATAATAGGCAGTCAGTTCACAGTAGGCAAACCCTAACATGAAATAGGCTTCCCCCTTGTATTGGTTTACTTTGCTTTCACTGATTCCGGTCGCAGAACCATTGTCCAATGCTTGAATTACTTTTGTTGCACGGGCGATGGACTTGTATAAGGAACTCCAGCGTGTGGAGGAGGTCCCCCATTGAGAAGTGACTGTTCCGAGCGTAACTTCGTTGGAACCATTTCGGTTTAACAAATCATCATCCCAATAGATGGCGTCAATCGGAAAGAAGTCTGGTCTCCACAAATCATTAAGTGCCATTTCTATTTCGGTTTCATCGTGATACCAATTTTCACTCGATCCTTCAGAAAGTGGATTTAGGTCGAGGTTTGCACAGGCTGTCATGCTTAGTGAGACTATTCCGGTTAATAGATATTTGTTTATTTTGTTCATAACAGGATTTTTTTAATTAAAATGAAACATTCAAGCCAAAAATATAAGAAGACATGATCAAGTCTTTTGCGCGATCCCCCCATTCGGGATCGAATCCTTCGGGATATTTCGAGAAGGCAGGCAGGTCATTCGCACTGAAATAGACTCTCAACTTGTTAACAAAAAACTTCTTCGTGAATTCAGATGGGAGCGTATAACCTAATGTGATGTTTTTGATACGCATATAAGCTCCGTTGAAAATATAGAAGTCACTTTTTGCATAAATATTGGCACTATTGGTCGTCAATTTCGGATATTTTGCCTTGGCATTTTCTGCATCCGTTGCTGTCGGACTCCAATGGCTTTCGATCAGATTTACCGGACAAGCATATGCTTGATAATTGAATGGTGTACCGGGCCAGTTCCAGTAGGCTAATTGATGTCCAACACCTTGAAATGATAAATTGAAATCCAAGCCTTTCCATTCTGCCCATAGAGAGCCACCGTATTGCATTTCTGGTAGGGAATTGCCCAAGCGTACACGATCGGCGGAAGCAGTGATTTTGCCGTCTCCATCTATATCTTGGTAACGTATGTTACCTGCTTTATCGTTGTTAGTCAGAACTGGAATGGTATTTCCGTTTTCGTCCAACATGGCAGCATCATTCAAGATAATGCCCATACTTTTGTATCCGTACCATTCGTTAAAATAAGACCCTTCTTCAGTGATCTTGTTATCATCGATTTTCTGTCGGTTTGCCATGTATCCCATTTTAGAACGATAATCGGACAAATTGAAACTTACACCGTATCTGAAATCGTTGATTTGATCGCTCCAGGAAAGTTCAAGATCCCAACCTTTCGTATTCATATCGGCTGCGTTGTTTTGCGGTGCGTTATAACCAAAATAAGAAGGGAATCCAACTTCCATCAGCATATCAGTTGTCTTTTTGTAATAATAATCGGCTGATGCACGAAGTCTGTTATTTAGCAAAGTGATGTCAGCTCCGAAACCATAGGTGGTGGTCGTTTCCCATGTTAGGTTGTTGAAAGCATAGTCTGTCTGATAAGCCGTTTGTACGACATCTGCTACACCTGTAGTTGCATTTGGAATAAAACCTGTGCCAAAACTGAGTATTGCTTGATAAGGAAACTCCTTCCCTAGACGTTCGTTTCCCAATTGTCCAATTGAACCGCGTAACTTTAAATAATCTACAATGCTTTTGTTGAACCAAGGTTCTTCGGAAATAACCCAACCTGCACTAACGGAAGGAAATGTACCCCAACGGTGGCCATCAGCAAAACGTGGAGAACCATCTGAGCGAATATTAGCTTGCAGCATATAGCGATCTGCCCATGAATACATGATACGACCGAAGAATGAACGATAGGCATTATGTCCAGCTTTTCCGCTATTGTATTGGTAGTCTTCAGGCCCTAAATTCAAGTAAGGATAATTGACCAAATTAAAATTGGTTCGTGAAGCACCTTCTTCTTCCCATTTGTAAGAATAATCTTCATAACCAGCCATCAATCCGATAGAGTGGCGTTTCAGTTGCATTTTATAGTTGGCATAGAACTGCTTAGTCAAGCTATGGTTGTCGTTACGACTTTCACTGAGACTAGTTGAAGCATAGCCAACTCCGGGAATCGGGTCACCGGTGATCCGGTAGACTTCGTATCTTTTGCGATGGTCTTTTCCTTTGTAAAAAGAATATTTTGGTGCTACGATGGCAGTTAATGTTAATCCTTCTATGGGTGTGATATCTAATTGTAATTTACCACCCACACTGTAGTTCTGTTTTTTCATGGAACCGCCTAATTGGTGCTCGGCAATAGGGTTGTCACCATCTTTGCCATCGGCAAAACGTCCGTCAGACCAATAAGCATTGTAGATCGGTGCACGCTCCATTAAGGTAAAGATCGATCCGTGAGGTTCATTTGCGTTAGAATAGAGTAAATTCAAGTCAACATTGGCATGTATCCAATTATTGATTTGGTAGTCATTGTTCGTGCGGATATTGAAACGCTCGTAGTCTTTTGTTTGGATAAGTGCTTCCGAATTGTAATAGTTGAGACTGAAGTTTGTTTTCAGTTTTTCTGTACCTCCACTGAGCGAGAGAGAGTGTCTTTGGTGATGTGTGCTACTTTTCAATCCTAAATCCATAAAGTCGGTATCTGCATAGCGGTCCGGATCTTCAGCTCGTAGTTGTGCGTAATTGTTGATTACATCTTCGGAGTAAAGTGAATGGAGGGATGATGCACCATCGTTGAAAGCTAATTCGTTAAGACCACTCATCCATTGTACGGCATTAGCGAATTTAGGTTTTGCGGTCGGTGTGTTGATGCCGTATTCTCCATTATATGAAAGATGGAATTCCTTGTTTTTGGCACGTTTGGTTGTGACCAATATGACACCTGCCGCTGCGCGTGAACCGTAAATAGCAGCCGAAGCTGCGTCTTTCAAAACCTGAATGTCTTTTACGTCTTCAGGGGCAATATCTGTAAGAGTGCCAGGCACTCCATCCACGATCACTAATGGGTCATTAGTTGACATGGTCGTGACACCACGTACGCGGATAGTAGCTCCGGCTGACGGGTCACCGCTGGAACGTGTGATCTGTACGCCGGCCATCTGTCCTTGTAATTGACTGGAAAGCTGCGGTGTACT from Parabacteroides merdae ATCC 43184 includes the following:
- a CDS encoding FAD-dependent oxidoreductase — protein: MITRRDFLKVTAAGGALASLGSVTEAKAAMKSAVPDEGFCHEGARKIPVIAEVDLVVAGGSSRAIAAAVAAAKTGSRVYLVGYMPYLGEDICGSHLYEREAGEKLQTALARKLFPGKNFPTPLHIKKTLEDELIDNNVQFLYSSYVTNVLTDPSGKPAGVVIANRSGRQAIRCKAIIDATHNASVAGLLGAERKPFIAGSQEFCYTVVGNTPKEAPEIIQAEELSQPIKVGEKSYPVTRYTFHLPLKDDSYASLAEVEQIIRNRTWDIDQVDSSDLLWYIPKQTINSEKAYNGNPVSWRKLPMQAFKSKNIANLWVLGPCAEIPRELAAKVMRPVPALFIGEMMGETVARQIKDIPVPAQATVRQLKVNASNYGQTGELLSPLRPSLQKGFVASPAGALPVLGSYDVVVMGGGTAGASAGISAAKQGANTLVLEYLHGLGGLSTLGMIGVYWDGFRGGYTAHIDKSVLAMAPKDHPRQPKGEGRFPADWKMEWHRKELLQAGGKLWFGVMGCGALIEGSQVKGVVVATPFGRGVILSKILIDSTGSADIAIAAGAAFDYTGKKTIAVQGAGTGKWAPGDYYNNNDWLFVDDTDILDVSRAFVQAKTKLQGQYDLVKIPQTRERRRIIGDYIISVYDVINHRRYPDTISYHKSSFDTHGMIIDPLFILNPPEKRHKIYDADVPLRCLLPKGLEGILTTGLGASAHRDVMPVIRMQPCLQNQGYAVGYLSALCVKENKSPRKIDIKKVQRHLVEIGNLPQRVLTDKEFKGFSNSEMKKAIASVTDNYKGLEILLTDPERCIQLASKQIAGATMPEERVILASILCILGQGKHAPVLAEAIRQYKNWDEGWHYTGMGQFGMCLSRLDALITALGNARDTSVLPTILEKAKKLEPEDYLSHFRAITMATEAIGSREAVPVLLAMLTTPGVRGHSILSFAEARSNAVPDLNDTSTRNLALKELHLARALYLCGDQDGIGEEVLRRYADGLQGHYARYAQEILNSK
- a CDS encoding FAD-dependent oxidoreductase, giving the protein MKYKLFPCILCITLFSCHFQKKENTSAVKEVNICIYGGTSAGVVAAYSAKKMGKSVLLVEPGKYLGGMTTGGLGATDIGNKYAVTGLARLFYRRIGEHYNKFEQWTFPPSVATATMNRFVKDADLDVLYYRRITNAKVQNKRIQSITLEDSQKPDKKTLIQVKAKQFIDCSYEGDLMAKAGVSYFVGREGNEEYDETLNGVQMSFWHQFPDGVDPYLKEGDPNSGLCWGIQPNTLKERGSGDKLVQAYNFRLCLTDNKENQRPFEKPENYDPAKYELLARAIRKMDLHIDNYLLFNWGMMPDNKYDVNNRGPLSTDMIGMNYEYPDGNYATRERIWQEHVDYTKGLLYFLTHDERVPSKLRDQVSRFGWAKDEFVDNDNFPTQLYVREARRLNGEYIMTQKNCQGEETVGDAIGMAAYGMDSHNCQRIVTNGMVKNEGDVQYHGFPPYPISYKSITPKREECTNLLVPVCISSTHIAFGSIRMEPVFMVLGQSAAVASALAIDDNTDVQTIDVTKLRKILKENPYLDGSTPEILVDDSDIDKIERSGHWQKSFGAHYKNSFLKSANQKNNCSFTFMPVIKKADTYEVFFYCTALPDQEMPEVMAFDITGKEGTKQVEISPRSHKGAWVSLGTYAFEKGNWTSSIKIDGCRSKGALFADAIILVPKK
- a CDS encoding RagB/SusD family nutrient uptake outer membrane protein, with the protein product MNKINKYLLTGIVSLSMTACANLDLNPLSEGSSENWYHDETEIEMALNDLWRPDFFPIDAIYWDDDLLNRNGSNEVTLGTVTSQWGTSSTRWSSLYKSIARATKVIQALDNGSATGISESKVNQYKGEAYFMLGFAYCELTAYYGDCVLNKGMTLDEAYVATRSPKNEVLAYAFECLDKAAEYLPNSYKGQQRPTKGAALGFKARFALFHEDWQTAVDAAQKCMDLGVYKLHDNYREMFQATSSPEFMFYFKGDLTLKKGYGFMENVRDFVIRKIGGHCNQSPSLELFCSYTCTDGLPIDKSPLYNPKDPFANRDPRLAMTIQPFKTKYSADYAEYEQSKKDGTFPEKYPDYITLGYEFNPSPYANTVYEVSTGKMVVNTDSKASNQHSAYNGLILRKFVKDDWKDFNNYNLKADNCYPYLRYAEVLMTYVEAKNEMGQCTQDDLDKTINLIRERAYRETGIAYPRVEVQSQEALRKIIRMDRRSEFAFEGIRYRDLLRWRIAEKSHNKSMYYLNRAWSNSANWNGLTGSESNIELSQDFITLLKNWDEGYYPIGGIPTIDENGLPNLAPMETAGYITTFYKMSFDPKKNYLWPIPANDILVNGNLTQNDGY
- a CDS encoding SusC/RagA family TonB-linked outer membrane protein, whose amino-acid sequence is MKNVSYYRHLHPESLKKLVAITKITAVSLLTVLPSTMQAEPTYSQSVVISIKTERMLLTDLFSQIEKQSEFLFFYVDKDVADIKVNIKANSNQIDEILTQALTGTGLTYTINDRNINIMRKAYARQQQAKQITGKVLDNNGDPIIGANVVEKGTTNGSITDVEGLFNISIAPGAILSISYIGYKPTEIKVGSQNSYNITLEEDSETLDEVVVIGYGTARKIDLTGSTSSLGGDKLRMKSTPQLSSQLQGQMAGVQITRSSGDPSAGATIRVRGVTTMSTNDPLVIVDGVPGTLTDIAPEDVKDIQVLKDAASAAIYGSRAAAGVILVTTKRAKNKEFHLSYNGEYGINTPTAKPKFANAVQWMSGLNELAFNDGASSLHSLYSEDVINNYAQLRAEDPDRYADTDFMDLGLKSSTHHQRHSLSLSGGTEKLKTNFSLNYYNSEALIQTKDYERFNIRTNNDYQINNWIHANVDLNLLYSNANEPHGSIFTLMERAPIYNAYWSDGRFADGKDGDNPIAEHQLGGSMKKQNYSVGGKLQLDITPIEGLTLTAIVAPKYSFYKGKDHRKRYEVYRITGDPIPGVGYASTSLSESRNDNHSLTKQFYANYKMQLKRHSIGLMAGYEDYSYKWEEEGASRTNFNLVNYPYLNLGPEDYQYNSGKAGHNAYRSFFGRIMYSWADRYMLQANIRSDGSPRFADGHRWGTFPSVSAGWVISEEPWFNKSIVDYLKLRGSIGQLGNERLGKEFPYQAILSFGTGFIPNATTGVADVVQTAYQTDYAFNNLTWETTTTYGFGADITLLNNRLRASADYYYKKTTDMLMEVGFPSYFGYNAPQNNAADMNTKGWDLELSWSDQINDFRYGVSFNLSDYRSKMGYMANRQKIDDNKITEEGSYFNEWYGYKSMGIILNDAAMLDENGNTIPVLTNNDKAGNIRYQDIDGDGKITASADRVRLGNSLPEMQYGGSLWAEWKGLDFNLSFQGVGHQLAYWNWPGTPFNYQAYACPVNLIESHWSPTATDAENAKAKYPKLTTNSANIYAKSDFYIFNGAYMRIKNITLGYTLPSEFTKKFFVNKLRVYFSANDLPAFSKYPEGFDPEWGDRAKDLIMSSYIFGLNVSF